The genomic stretch CAGAAAGAAGCCGTGGTCCTCTCCTTCCGTCTCATAAAACGACAGGGTCCCACCCCACCCACTCTTACCTAATGCTTCAGAATAAACCACCGCTCTGTCTTTTAACCAATCTTTCTCTGCCACGCAAACCAGGACCTTCGCCCCAGCCATACGAGACAAATTCGGATCCATTTTCGGGTACAGTATCGGGTCACTGAACCCGGTGCTCGTTGGACACATATAACTGTAGATTTTATCTAGCTCTTTACCACCGAAAAATGGGTGCACTATGAGTAACCCAACAATCTTTGGGCCAACCAATTCGGTGGCACCAGCTTGAACTGCCACGTAGTGGGCTATGTTGGCCCCGGCGCTCTCCCCCGCCAAGAAAACCCGCCCGAAATCCGCATACTCGTTAAGCCATGAGTCGGGTCCCTGGCCGTTAGAGTGGGTAGCGATCCACTGCAGCGCGGCCCACGAGTCCTGATGCGCGGTTGGTAGAGGGTGCTCCGGGGCAAGCCTGTAGTCAACGGAGATAACAATGGCATTGGCCGCTGCGGCGAGAGATACAAGGAAATTGTTGAAGGTTTTGCTGAAAGGCGATCCAATGCAGAAGGCTCCACCGTGGTAGTGAACGACGAGTGGCAACTTGTGATCTGGGTGGCTGATTTTTGGGAGGAAGAGGCGGGCCGATACGCCAGATTCAGATGAGACGACGACGTCTTTGGTTTGGACGTGGGTTTTGGAGTCTAGGCCAGTAGGAGCACGGTCAGAGACGGCGAACATCCCCAATCTCTCCACGCGGCCATCTTTGTATACTCTGAAGTAGGGTGGGAATTCGTGGGTTATTTCATTGGTGCTTGAATCCATTGCTAAATCTGCgtatcagagagagagagagagttaccgagaaatcaaagaaaatgaatcaagttataggaaaggaaaaggacAATAGAGTAAAAGCATCAACTAGAAGGACTGATGAGACGGTTGGTAGTTGGTACAATGGTGTTGGTAAACGTCTGGAAAGTCTTGCATTCTTTCACACCCTTAAACCGACCGGTCGTGTGTCGCTTTTTACTAAAACAAATGCGTCCTACGAAAAAACGACTACGAGATTCCCATTTATTTGCCATCTATTCCGTTTGTTGTCCCTGTCTGTCGtaaattgttttaatgtttGCCTGTTGTTGACTGGTTATTGCGTAAAGTTGTTTGCTAGTGTCGGGTAAACCAAGGGGACAGTCGTGATGGGCTGTTGGTTATGGCCATAGGCAAATGGTAAGTGGCCAGGAGGCTAGCTACCATAACAAGACACCTGATTCAGatatattttctcatatttcttcATACACACGATGTTATAATCAAAcagaaataatattaaaaacatggGAATAAAATCTGTAATATTCTGATTACAGAAAATAGTGTTATAAAAGGGCTGATCACATGACATGGGTAGCAATGGTGGGCGTGTGAGAAGTGTGCTGGTGGATTGACTATTAATGCGACAACCAGAATTGCAGCACCTCAAATTAATACCTCAGATAGCCGTTAGAGATTTTATATTTGGTGTTTCATCAAGTGACTGGATATTTTGAATGTGCTACATGAAATTTGCTGTAGGATTCAgtccatttctttaatttattggaTTTGGGTGGATAGTCTAATCCTCCATGAGAATTAGTGCGTTGTGGGcaacattttcttttgattaGGCATTTTTGGAGCGTTGTGCTTTCATGGGAATGCTCTTGTGGTTGTGCTATACGTCATCTTGGTATggaattccttttttttttttttttaagcagaAATGCTATAAATGTAAGGGACAAAGAAATggttaaaataaattgagaCAACCATCAAATTACATCTAATTGATTGAAGatataaaaactttattgaatGGCTTCGAATCATAGTTTGTTGGGCATATTATTAGGAGTGAAAATGCGGTTAAGGTTAACGGTTAATAATCTTAATAATTACTAgttgctttttaaaagaaaaaattttaaaaaaaattaatactaaaaaaaaaaaacaacgtcTATTCTATGAACATACAACATCaattctagatttttatatatatatatttaaacataaaaaatgtttaaatatatatatatatatatatatatggggttagcgattttaaaaaaaaacttaaaaccgCTAACTATAACTACCTAGACGCGGTGTATCTTAACCATATTCAAAAGCGATTAATGCGGTTAACAATTAATTTGGTTCACGGATGGTTAATAACTATCAACATTTTCACCCCTACATATTATAAGTGAAGTTAACGAAGTAGCTTATTATTTGGCGAAAACAGTATTTTACCAATCCCTATAACaagtataaataaaagaaaatcatatttttattcaaagtaTTAAACTTGCATAATAAGATATAAATAAAAGCCCggaaattttcattaaaaaaaaaaaaaaaaaattagggcaacataacaaacaaaataaatcagtCATGATTTATAAAATCAGCCATGGCCTTAATGAGGGGCTCCACGTTGTGACTACTAGGATTCGCTAGAAAAAATCCATGGTCCTCTCCTTCCGTTTCATAAACAGACAGGGTCCCACCCCACCCACTCTTTCTTAAAGTCTCAGAATAAGCCACTCCTATATCTCGCAATGAATCTTTTTCAGCCACACAAACAAGCACCTTCGCACCAGCCATACCCGACAAATTCGGGTCAATTTCCGGGTAAATTATCGGGTCACTAAACCCGCTGCCCGTTGGATATAGTAAACTGTACAATTTAGGTATCTCCTTGCCACCGAAATATGGGTGCAATATGAGTAACCCGACAATGTTAGGACCAACCAATTTGGTGGCACCAGCTTGAACTGCCACGTAGTGGGCTATGTTGGCCCCGGCGCTCTCCCCCGCCAAGAAAACCCGCCCGAAATCCGCATACTCGTTAAGCCACGGGTCGGGTCCTTGGCCGTTAGAGTGGGTAGCGATCCACTGCAGCGCGGCAAACGAGTCCTGATGCGCGGTTGGTAGAGGGTGCTCCGGGGCAAGCCTATAGACAACGGAGATAACAATGGCATTGGCCTCTGCGGCGAGAGATGCAAGGAAATTGTGGAAGTTCTTGTTGCGAGGGGATCCAATGCAGAAGGCTCCACCGTGGTAGTGAACGACGAGCGGCAACTTGTGATCTGGGTGGCTGTTTTTTGGGAGGAAGAGCCGGGCTGATACACCGGATTCCGATGAGACGACGACGTCTTTGGTTTGGACATGGGTTTTGGGGTCTAGGCCAGTGGGAGCAATTTCAGGGGCCCCGAACTTCCCCAATCTCTCGATGCGGCCATCGTTGTAAAATCTGAAATAGGGTAGGAATTCGTAGGTTATTTCATTGGTGCTTGAATCCATTGCTGAATGTGCGTTTGAGTttcagagagagacagaaagaggaggaggggggTTCCGAGTacaatcaaagaaaatgaatctGTAGTACTTATAGGGAAGGCATGCAAATGGAGAATGCAGTAAAAGCATCAAAAGTAGAAGGAGACGGTTGGTGCACGTCTGGGAAAGTTCTACATTCACAGCTCGTCAACAAGTTCGTCCTGGGAAAGTTCTACATTCGCAGCTCTTCAAGTTCGTCCTGGGAAAGTTCGTCCTTGGAAAGTTCTAGATTCACGAGATTAGACTTGGCTTGTTTTGCTGTGCCGTGCAACGACTGCTAATCTACTACGGTTGAAATGTTGCCACGTCATTTAGAAAAAACAAGATCAACTCTAACTCTGCCAAGGTTGAAATGTTGCCCGTAGAGGAATATGGGTTTGGATGGAAGAGGTATTTGCCGTTAAAGTTTACGTGTTCTTTTAAAGGCCGTTAATTGGCTGTTTCATGATGCAGCAAATTTTGCACCTTTAAACTCAccggaggagagagaggatgagcacgggagggagagcgagggaCTGAGAGGGGATTTTCGGTGGCCGatgaactcgccggaggagagagggtgagcgcAGGAGGGAGAGCGAGGGACTGAGAGAACTTTTAGAATtctgaaaatttgatttttacgaacctttgatttggtttaaaaaaagaGGTTTGATACAGGCACAACACAAATCCAACTTaaaaccaacttctctcctacatggcatttatttattttttattatatattttttttaaaccaaatcaaaggttcgtaaaaatcaaattttcagaATTCTAAAAGTTCTCTCAGtccctcgctctccctcccgcgctcaccctctctcctccggcgagttcatCGGCCACCGAAAATCCCCTCTGGGGTTGGCGGTAGATCCTCCCGCGCTCACCCTCTCTGTCCTCCGGCGAGTTCTTGGGCACCGGCGAAGCTGTCCGTCCGTCGCAAAGTTCCGTCcactgtctctctcactccggcgaagccgaaggctctctctctcctccaccggtggtaagtaatccctctctctcatccacATTCAAAATCTAGGGCTTTTTGATTTATGTGTAGTGGGTGCTAGAATAGTGTATTAGATTTATGGTAAGAAGATTGATAAATACAAGGCAAGATTGATTGCAGAAGGCTAAAACCAGAAAAACggatttgattatgatgatGTTTAACCACTTTGGATGCTGTTAAGGTTGATCATTTCTCTTTAGCACATTTTCATTggaagataatatcaaataaatgTTAGGATGAGATAAGGAGCATATACATAGCAATATAAATGAAGCACCTACAAAATTCTACATCTGGCTCATTAGATAGAGCTATTATAAACAACCCACtgaagaaatctctttggacatAGCATAATGAGACAACCCCCTGTCTCACGACCTCTGCAACCAAAGCTCAATTGGATCCCCTCTAGCAAAGTCAATGGTGAATCGCCTTAATCTAACAAAGACTAAATTGTAGATAAAAGAATCACAAGGACAAAGCACTGAATGAAAACAGCATATACCATAttaacatagaaaaaaaaaagatccattGAACATCatgggaaaaataaatggagAGGGAGGGAAGTGGGGCCAAGGTTTGAGCAAAACAACCATTGTCTACAATAGTAACAGCCAGAATAGTAAGTTAATATCTTAAGAAGTCTTAGATAGGTAGAAACAACATAGGTAGAAACAACATCCCCTTTTGCCAGCacaaaagagaaacataagCCACAAAAAAACAGATGTGCTTTATTTTGGATCTTCACTCAAAGGTCCATTGATTCTCCCTGCaaacctcctcctcttcctctggTGTGAAGTCATTCTTAATGTTGAATGTCTTGCGGATTTCATCAGGAGTTTTGCCCTTGATCATGTCAGCCACTGTCTGGCAAGTCAAATCCAGCACACTCTTGATGTTCAGATAGTTTGCAGCCTGCCAATCAGACATACTCCAAAGTGAGATTGAAATTTAAGGTGTGTGAATATGGTTGAAGTTACTCATATAATGCAATAGTAGTTTAGTGCATGTTAAATGCAAGAACAAACACCCTTCAatgaacacccaaaaaaaaaaatctaccgcCATGATGATCTACAAATTGTAGGTCCAAAAAACTTGTGCTACTAACTGGACCTTCAACAAGGAGAGAAATCCCATAATCTGATAAATTTAGTCATCAACTGATTCATAAGCATAAACCAGATTGTATTTGGAAAAGTAGTTCAATCTTATTAAGACATAGAAAGTAAGGCGTAGAGGGGCACAACCTAAATAGAAATAGAGTAAATGAGATAAACACCCACTTatggagaagaaggaaagaacattcaaaattgaaaaaaaagaaaaaaacaaatgagagcCTACGCTTACAGAAGCAATACTTCACAAAAGAAAACAGATAGAGCTACCAAACGAATTCCTTAAATAAAAGATTGGAAAAAGTAACAAGCCTGATACAAGCAATATTCACTTAGCCAAAAATTCACCTAGATGATGACCCTAATACTTCAAAGACCCATAAGTCCATGTTCCGATCCATTACTTAATAATAGCACTTGCCAATTGCCAGTGCATTGCAGCCATTTCCAAACACTTTAAACACTAGCAACTATTCCGAGACAATTCCTTGATACTGGATGCTTCACTTTTGCAAGCACACTTATACCATACACTTCAAACACTTTTATGAAGCCATTG from Corylus avellana chromosome ca1, CavTom2PMs-1.0 encodes the following:
- the LOC132167946 gene encoding probable carboxylesterase 5, with amino-acid sequence MDSSTNEITHEFPPYFRVYKDGRVERLGMFAVSDRAPTGLDSKTHVQTKDVVVSSESGVSARLFLPKISHPDHKLPLVVHYHGGAFCIGSPFSKTFNNFLVSLAAAANAIVISVDYRLAPEHPLPTAHQDSWAALQWIATHSNGQGPDSWLNEYADFGRVFLAGESAGANIAHYVAVQAGATELVGPKIVGLLIVHPFFGGKELDKIYSYMCPTSTGFSDPILYPKMDPNLSRMAGAKVLVCVAEKDWLKDRAVVYSEALGKSGWGGTLSFYETEGEDHGFFLLNPRSDKVGPLIKVMADFINHD
- the LOC132167948 gene encoding probable carboxylesterase 5; the protein is MDSSTNEITYEFLPYFRFYNDGRIERLGKFGAPEIAPTGLDPKTHVQTKDVVVSSESGVSARLFLPKNSHPDHKLPLVVHYHGGAFCIGSPRNKNFHNFLASLAAEANAIVISVVYRLAPEHPLPTAHQDSFAALQWIATHSNGQGPDPWLNEYADFGRVFLAGESAGANIAHYVAVQAGATKLVGPNIVGLLILHPYFGGKEIPKLYSLLYPTGSGFSDPIIYPEIDPNLSGMAGAKVLVCVAEKDSLRDIGVAYSETLRKSGWGGTLSVYETEGEDHGFFLANPSSHNVEPLIKAMADFINHD